The proteins below come from a single Microbulbifer sp. Q7 genomic window:
- a CDS encoding SPFH domain-containing protein: MEGLSVVLALVVLVVITIGMGVRIVPQGSKHIVQRLGKYHGTLNPGMNVIIPYVDQVPYKVTTKDIVLDIPSQEVITQDNATIIANAVAYINIVSPEKAVYGVEDYEIAIQNLVQTALRSIVGEMSLDAALSSRDLIKAKLKEAISDDIADWGINLKTVEIQDINPSVTMQKAMEEQAAAERQRRATVTRAEGEKQAAILEADGRLEASKRDAKAQVVLADASREAIERVTHAIGDKEMPVMYLLGERYIHALEELSTSANAKNVIFPADLPNAVKGLLSR; encoded by the coding sequence ATGGAAGGATTATCCGTAGTACTGGCACTGGTGGTGCTGGTTGTCATCACCATTGGCATGGGTGTGCGTATCGTACCGCAGGGCTCCAAACACATTGTGCAGCGACTGGGTAAATACCACGGCACGCTGAACCCAGGCATGAATGTAATTATTCCCTACGTGGACCAGGTGCCCTACAAGGTAACCACCAAGGATATCGTGCTCGATATCCCGTCGCAGGAAGTAATCACCCAGGACAATGCCACCATCATTGCCAACGCGGTGGCCTACATCAATATCGTATCGCCGGAGAAAGCGGTGTACGGGGTGGAAGACTACGAAATTGCCATCCAGAACCTAGTGCAGACCGCGCTGCGTTCCATCGTGGGTGAAATGTCCCTGGACGCCGCGCTGTCCTCCCGCGACCTGATCAAGGCGAAGCTGAAAGAAGCGATTTCCGACGATATCGCCGACTGGGGCATCAACCTGAAAACCGTTGAGATCCAGGACATCAATCCGTCGGTCACCATGCAGAAGGCGATGGAAGAACAGGCCGCCGCAGAACGCCAGCGCCGCGCCACCGTAACCCGCGCCGAAGGTGAAAAGCAGGCTGCCATTCTGGAAGCCGACGGCCGACTGGAAGCCTCCAAGCGCGATGCCAAGGCCCAGGTAGTACTGGCAGACGCCAGCCGTGAAGCCATCGAACGAGTGACCCACGCGATTGGCGATAAAGAAATGCCGGTGATGTACCTGCTGGGTGAGCGTTACATCCACGCCCTGGAAGAGCTCTCGACCTCGGCCAACGCCAAGAATGTCATCTTCCCGGCGGATCTGCCCAATGCAGTGAAGGGATTGCTGAGCCGCTGA
- a CDS encoding N-acetyltransferase, protein MDTSQVAPLATELDVVIADYRDEKHGKDLLALMDHYARDPYGGGEPLSEVCHRELLTRLVAFPGAFSVLAYRGDEAVGLSNCFMGFSTFVCKPLVNIHDVVVTEAARGLGVCTRMMEQVAEVARARGCCKITLEVLEKNHPARAAYRKCGFKPYALDEEYGKAEFWQRYL, encoded by the coding sequence GTGGATACTTCTCAGGTGGCGCCGTTGGCAACCGAGTTGGATGTGGTGATCGCGGATTACCGGGATGAGAAACACGGTAAGGATCTGCTGGCGTTGATGGATCACTATGCGCGCGACCCCTATGGTGGCGGTGAGCCCCTGTCCGAGGTCTGCCACCGTGAATTACTGACTCGTCTGGTCGCATTTCCCGGCGCTTTCTCGGTGCTGGCTTACCGCGGGGATGAGGCGGTCGGCCTGTCGAACTGCTTTATGGGCTTCTCCACATTCGTGTGCAAGCCACTGGTGAATATTCACGATGTGGTGGTGACCGAAGCGGCCCGTGGGCTGGGGGTGTGTACCAGGATGATGGAACAGGTGGCGGAAGTGGCGCGGGCACGCGGTTGCTGCAAAATCACACTGGAAGTGCTGGAGAAGAATCACCCTGCGCGGGCCGCTTATCGCAAGTGCGGCTTCAAGCCCTACGCGCTAGATGAGGAATACGGCAAGGCAGAGTTCTGGCAGCGCTACCTGTAA